Genomic segment of Nostoc sp. TCL240-02:
TTTGTAAATCGATAATGCCAAATAATAGTAAAAACAGGAGAGAGACTCCTAGAAGAAATGACAACTTAACGATCGCGAGAATAAAACGGCTGATCTCTAGAATGCGATTGTAAAGTCTGGAAAAGCCCTCCAGAATTTCTTCCATGTTATTGATGACAAGTAAAATTTGCTGTCGATGCAAATGGGTAGCTAATGAGCATTCTGGCTGCACTTGCGCCCATTCATTTTCATTCTTGAAATTATCTAAGAGCTTGTCTAAAGGTAGCATCTGGGAACTATTTGCCCACATTGGGAAATCCTTTAAATGCAAGGGAACTAAATAGTTAATCAGTGCTATTAGAGTTTGATCAAAATTACTGAGTTCAGTGGGAAGAGACTGAGTTAGACGAATGAGTTGGTCAATCTGGATCTGAAGTGTATAGTAGTCTTCATGCCGTCTTTGAGCGATTAATTGACTAGTAAAGGTGAGGAAAACAATTAATACCCCTAATAAAGCAGCTAACGATTGGGATACAGCAGAAAAGAATTCAATTGCCACCTGTTTAGGCACTGTCAACCAAGGGGCGTTTTCCCGCATCGCAAAAAGCAGGGTAGCAACAAATACAACTCCGACGATCGCTAGCTGATGGTGGGTAACAGTGGTTATGACTGTCCGCACTAAAGGAGTGTTACTCAGTTTAACCAAGATTTGCAAACCTGGAACTGGTTCACACATTTGAAGTCGTTGGGCTTTGCGGGTTGACATGATTAAAAGTGACGATAGTAGATATTGTCAAAAGTATCCGTATACTTATTTCTCATCATGCAAACTCACATGATTAGCCCCGGACTGAATCAATTTACTCAGGTCGGCAACGGCGCTAGCATACTGAGGATCGGCTAATGTCCCCAAGGTTCGATTTTCTACTAATGCTTGCTGTTGTGCCTCGCTTAACTCCACGTTAATATCTGGTGCAATGCCGATATGATTGATATCTCGACCTTTGGGTGTGTAGTATTTGGCGATCGTTAGTTTTAGCCCTGAACCATCGTCCAGTGGCTCTACAGCCTGAACTAAACCTTTCCCGAAGGTGCGAGTCCCTACTAACGTGGCGCGCTTATCATCTTGCAGCGCTCCCGACAGAATTTCGCTGGCGCTAGCAGATCCTTTATCGACCAGTATCACTAAAGGTTTGTTGGTAAGAGGATGTCCCGACGCATTGTAGCTATCTTTAACTTGGTCTCGATTTACCAAAGACACGATCGCTCCTTGCTTTAACCACATACTGGCAATTTGCAAACTCGCATCCAGCAGTCCACCTGGATCGGAACGCAGATCCAAAACATAGCCCTGCACCTGTTGTTTTTCTAGTGCTTCAATTGCCCGATGCATCTGGGCAGGTGCAGTTTGCGTAAACTCTGGTAAACGAATGTAACCAATCTTACCCACTGCCGTTGTTTGGGTGTTGTAAGTTACAGGATGGATGGCAATATTGGCGCGGGTAAGTTGAAAAGTTTGGGATTGGCTACCCCGTTTAATCGTGAGTACTACTTTGGTTCCCACCGGGCCAAGAATCCGCTTAACGGCATCCTCTATTTTCATTCCCTGAGTGATTTGACCGTTAATTTGGACAATTAAATCACCCGGCAAAATACCCGCTTTAAAAGCAGGCGTTCCTTCAATTGGGGCAATAACAGTTAAAGCTTTAGTCTTTTCATTCTCTGCCAGTTCCAGCCCTACACCACTGAGGTTGCCAGAAATATCGCTATTTAGGGCTTTAAATTCCTGGGGGTCGTAAAACTCCGTGTAGCGATCGCCTAATTTAGCCACCATTTCTTGAATTGCACCATAAGCCTCTTTCTTAGAACTATAGGAGCGGCTAAGATACTGCTGTCGAATTGCTTTCCAATCTTGATGGTTAAAGTTGGCATCAACATAATTTTTATCTAGGATTTGCCACACCTCATCTACTAGCTTTTGAGGGGTAGTTTGAGTTTTACCTAGAACTTTAGAAGTGTAGAGACTAGTTCCTGCCAGGATTGCGGCAATAACGGCTAGTTCTATCCTGACGATCGATTTTTGCTTGAACATACTTTAACTATTAAAGAATAATACAGATACAATTCATTCTGTAGCTTGTTTTTCAGAAAGGGTATTCTGACTCCCGAATTCTGTTTGAGAAAACTACTACGAATTATCTTGAGATTACCCTTTACGGCGGGGATAGGCAGCCTTAAAAATATCCTGAATTTTAGTCTTTTGTTCAGCCGTGAGATTCAGACTGAACACTGCTTTACGCATTTTTTCACCTTGTTGCAATTTCGTTGACAATTCCTTTACCT
This window contains:
- a CDS encoding S41 family peptidase, whose translation is MFKQKSIVRIELAVIAAILAGTSLYTSKVLGKTQTTPQKLVDEVWQILDKNYVDANFNHQDWKAIRQQYLSRSYSSKKEAYGAIQEMVAKLGDRYTEFYDPQEFKALNSDISGNLSGVGLELAENEKTKALTVIAPIEGTPAFKAGILPGDLIVQINGQITQGMKIEDAVKRILGPVGTKVVLTIKRGSQSQTFQLTRANIAIHPVTYNTQTTAVGKIGYIRLPEFTQTAPAQMHRAIEALEKQQVQGYVLDLRSDPGGLLDASLQIASMWLKQGAIVSLVNRDQVKDSYNASGHPLTNKPLVILVDKGSASASEILSGALQDDKRATLVGTRTFGKGLVQAVEPLDDGSGLKLTIAKYYTPKGRDINHIGIAPDINVELSEAQQQALVENRTLGTLADPQYASAVADLSKLIQSGANHVSLHDEK